Sequence from the Acidimicrobiales bacterium genome:
CGCCCGCGCGGGCGGCGATCCGGAAGGTCGTCGTCGTCGGCGGGGCGGGCTTCATCGGGGGCCACTTCGTCGACCGGCTGCTGGCCGCCGAGACGACCGAGCAGGTCACCGTGTACGACAACTTCTCCTCGGGCCTCGAGTCGAACCTCGCCGCCCACGAGAGCGACCCCCGCCTCGTCGTGGTGCGCGGCGAGGTCGCTCACGGGTCGGCGCTGCGCGAGGCGATGGAGGGCCACGACTCGGCGATCCACCTCGCCTCCAACCCCGACATCGCGGCGGCGATGGCCAACCCGGCGATCGACTTCGACGAGGGCACGCTGCTCACCCACCGGGTCCTCGAGGCGATGCGCCAGGCGGGGGTGGGGCGGATCGTCTACGCCTCGGGGAGCGGCGTCTACGGCGACCTCGGGGAGGTCCCGGCGGAAGAGGACCGCGGGGGCCTGCTCCCTGTCTCCACCTACGGGGCGAGCAAGCTCGCCGGCGAGGTGCTCATCTCGGCCTACTGCCACATGTTCGGGATGACCGGGAGGATCTTCCGCTTCGGCAACGTCATCGGCCCTCGCCAGTCCCACGGGGTGGGCCTCGACTTCGTCAGGAAGCTGCTCGCCGAGCCTTTGCACCTCGACGTGCTCGGCGACGGCCGGCAGTCCAAGTCCTACATCCACGTGAGCGACGTCCTCGAGGCGGTGCTCCTCGCGGTGGCCCAGCCCGAGCCGCCGGTGCGGGTCTTCAACGTCGCGACCGAGGACTACCTCACCGTCCGCGAGATCGCCGACCTCGCCGTCGAGGCCGTCGGGCTGCGCCCCGACGACGTCGAGTACCGCTTCAGCGGCGGCAGCCGCGGCTGGAAGGGCGACGTCCCGGTGGTGCGCCTCGACACCTCCCGGATCCGCGGCCTCGGGTGGAAGAACGAGCGCAACACCACAGAGGCGATGCGCGCCGCCCTCGACGCGCTGGTCGAGGAGCAGCACCGCCCCCGCTGAAGGTCAGGTGGCCGCCGGCGCCTGCGGGGTGAGGACGACTCGGTAGGCGCCGGTGCGGTGCGGTGGAAGGGCGAGCGGAACGCCGTTCACGTTGATCGTGCTGACCTGTGCTGGCGCCCCGATCTCGATGAAGACGGTGCCCTGGGTGGTGTCCGCGGCGCTCGCCGCGGCCGGAACGGTCTCCTCCCAGTCCCAGCTGGTGTTGCTCACCTGATGCTGGGTGCCGATCCAGCACCGCCCGGTCGTCGTGAAGGTGATCGTGTACGAGCTCTCGGGGACCGTGTAGCTCACGAGGGTGGCCGACACCGAGTCCGGCTGGAGCGTCGTCGGCGCCGGCACGGTCGCCGCGTGGTGGTGGGCGGCGTGGTGGCGGGCGGCCTTCGCGGGATGAGATGGCGCAGGCGTCGCGGGCGGCGCGGCGTCGGGATGCGACGAGGAGGCCAGCCGCCAGCCACCGACACCGAGGGCACCGAGCGCCACGGCCGCAGCCACCCCGGTCACCGCGCGGCGCCGCGCGACGTGTGGTGTACGGGCGAGGCGGCGCACGGACCGCGGCGGGCGCGTGGGTAGCGGCGTCTCCTCGAGGTCGTCGAAGGCCACGACCACTTCGGGCGGGGGGGTTGCTTCGGCACGCCAGGGGGCGCGGCGGCGGGTCGGTGGCGGCGTCTCGTCGAGGTCGTCGAAGGCCACCACCACTTCGGGCGGCGGCGCCGCCGCTGCGCGCGAGGGGGCACGGCGACGGGCGGGTGGCGGCGTCTCGGTCTCGGCGGCGGGGCCGTCGGCCGCGGCGGCAGGGGCGTCGCGGACGGGCCTGCGGGTGCGGGCGCCCGAGGCCGGCTGGGAGGTGGGTGGCTGCGGCGGGACGGGCGGCTCGAGTCGGACCTGCGGCGGGGGCACCTCCGCCCGCTGCAAGGGGCGCACGGGGAAGGCCTCGGCGGGCTCGACGTGCGGCCGGGCGAGCTCGTCGTCGGTCGGCGCACGCACGGAGGCGGGGGCCTTCCCGCGACGCGCGACTCCGCCGAGCACCCCGAGGGCGTGCTCGTAGGTGGCCACCGATTGCCGCTCGGAACGGCCCGCCGCGAAGCGGGCCCAGGCGGCGATCACGAGCACCAGTGCGAAGGCGCCTGCGATGACGGCGATCACGTCGGTGCGGGCCTCACAGAGACATCCACCGCACCATTCAATCGCACCCTTCGCAACCGGGGAACGCGGTCAGGTGCGAAGGCCGTAGCGGGGGCGCAGCCACTCCGGCAGCTCGGCCTTGCGGACGTTGCCGAGATCGCGCTTGGAGAGCACCGGCGCCGCGACGTCCCAGCTCGCGGCCACCTCCGGGTCGTCCCACGCGACGCCGAGCTCGTCGTTCGGGTTGTAGTAGCCGTCGACCAGGTAGGTGAGGGTGAGGTCGGTGAGGGCGAGGAAGCCGTGCGCGACGCCGGGTGGGATGAACAGTCCCGGCTCATCCTCGCCGCCGAGCTCGTAGGAGGCCGTCGAGCCTTCGGTCGGGGAACCGATCCGCAGGTCGTGGAGGACGACCTGGGCGAGACCGTCGGTCACGTACCAGTAGTCCGCCTGATGGAGGTGGTAGTGCAGACCGACGAGCGAGCTGGACTGTCGGTCGGCGCGGTTGCTCTGGACCATCTCGCGGCCGAGCGGGAACCACGACCGGCGGTAGGTCTCGATGAAGCGCCCCCGCTCGTCGACGTGGACGTCCGGCTTCACCAGCACGACGCCTTCGATCTGTTCTGAACTCGCGAACTGCGCCA
This genomic interval carries:
- a CDS encoding NAD-dependent epimerase/dehydratase family protein, with product MSGSPPARAAIRKVVVVGGAGFIGGHFVDRLLAAETTEQVTVYDNFSSGLESNLAAHESDPRLVVVRGEVAHGSALREAMEGHDSAIHLASNPDIAAAMANPAIDFDEGTLLTHRVLEAMRQAGVGRIVYASGSGVYGDLGEVPAEEDRGGLLPVSTYGASKLAGEVLISAYCHMFGMTGRIFRFGNVIGPRQSHGVGLDFVRKLLAEPLHLDVLGDGRQSKSYIHVSDVLEAVLLAVAQPEPPVRVFNVATEDYLTVREIADLAVEAVGLRPDDVEYRFSGGSRGWKGDVPVVRLDTSRIRGLGWKNERNTTEAMRAALDALVEEQHRPR
- a CDS encoding dTDP-4-dehydrorhamnose 3,5-epimerase family protein; this encodes MAQFASSEQIEGVVLVKPDVHVDERGRFIETYRRSWFPLGREMVQSNRADRQSSSLVGLHYHLHQADYWYVTDGLAQVVLHDLRIGSPTEGSTASYELGGEDEPGLFIPPGVAHGFLALTDLTLTYLVDGYYNPNDELGVAWDDPEVAASWDVAAPVLSKRDLGNVRKAELPEWLRPRYGLRT